From a region of the Rhipicephalus microplus isolate Deutch F79 chromosome X, USDA_Rmic, whole genome shotgun sequence genome:
- the LOC119176624 gene encoding adiponectin receptor protein 1 has product MRCDVIRAARLRHAEVRLRFTWADQRIAGGGHVRLASRRRAGASPPIARTTRKCRKRSSACRLPSADLGHPRDQAAFALNAGGSAATVDSCCARDSSARRDPGRTMFTSNTDGTAEVAEPSPAELYPPEPAADTALLDDNTLDDAEPEKPPPDPGVPDGPVVRLRQPCAASPARTGEPLLDVNGRRPDAHRKFLVEVRLDEEPKKTLTHWDVCHFSALPKWLQDNDYLINGHRPPLPSFRACALSVFRVHTETGNIWSHLLGSLAFATTGALFLWRHNLPLAEQAVFGAFFFCVFLCFFTSTLYHTMHCHSEHIGKFFSRLDYCGIVSIVAGCFTPWIHFLFWCEPRTKLFYLLLGYALCVVTINLTMWEKFGRPHFRLLRASVFTGLAISCSLLPGVHFVAVHGLHLAFFELAYGWLLAMSLVALIGVALYALRVPERYFPGRCDILFHSHQFFHLAVIVGAYIHLRCLCVMALYRHSPVGAQCRA; this is encoded by the coding sequence ATGCGGTGTGACGTCATCCGCGCAGCGCGCTTGCGCCACGCCGAGGTCCGACTGCGGTTCACGTGGGCAGACCAGAGGATCGCCGGCGGAGGCCATGTGCGACTGGCGAGCCGCCGGCGAGCCGGAGCGAGCCCGCCGATAGCGCGGACCACGAGGAAATGCCGGAAACGCAGCAGCGCGTGCCGGCTTCCCTCGGCCGATCTGGGTCACCCGAGGGACCAGGCGGCTTTCGCTCTCAACGCCGGCGGGTCGGCAGCGACAGTCGACAGCTGCTGCGCTCGGGACTCGTCGGCGCGCCGTGACCCGGGACGGACGATGTTCACCAGCAACACGGACGGCACAGCCGAGGTGGCCGAGCCCTCGCCCGCCGAGTTGTACCCGCCCGAGCCGGCGGCCGACACGGCGCTCCTGGACGACAACACGCTGGACGATGCGGAGCCCGAGAAGCCACCCCCGGATCCCGGCGTGCCGGACGGCCCCGTTGTCCGACTCAGGCAGCCGTGCGCGGCCAGCCCGGCCCGGACTGGCGAGCCGCTGCTCGACGTCAACGGACGGCGGCCCGACGCCCACCGCAAGTTCCTGGTCGAGGTGCGGCTCGACGAGGAGCCCAAGAAGACGCTCACTCACTGGGACGTGTGTCACTTTAGTGCGCTTCCCAAGTGGCTGCAAGACAACGACTACCTGATCAACGGCCACAGGCCCCCGCTTCCGTCGTTCCGCGCCTGTGCCCTGTCAGTGTTCCGCGTGCACACCGAGACTGGCAACATCTGGTCTCACTTGCTCGGCTCTCTGGCGTTCGCTACGACGGGCGCACTCTTCCTGTGGCGGCACAACCTGCCGCTCGCGGAGCAGGCCGTGTTCGGAGCTTTCTTTTTCTGCGTGTTCCTCTGCTTCTTCACTTCCACGCTGTACCACACCATGCACTGCCACTCAGAGCACATTGGCAAATTCTTCAGCCGACTCGACTACTGTGGCATCGTGAGCATCGTGGCCGGGTGTTTCACGCCTTGGATCCACTTCCTCTTCTGGTGCGAGCCACGAACCAAGCTATTTTACCTTCTGCTGGGCTACGCTCTGTGCGTGGTCACCATCAACCTGACCATGTGGGAGAAGTTTGGCCGGCCACACTTTCGCCTGCTCCGCGCTTCAGTCTTCACAGGCCTGGCCATCAGCTGTTCGCTACTCCCCGGCGTGCACTTCGTGGCAGTGCATGGCCTTCACCTGGCCTTCTTTGAGCTCGCGTACGGCTGGCTTCTGGCCATGTCGCTGGTGGCACTAATCGGCGTGGCGCTGTACGCCCTACGAGTGCCCGAGCGCTACTTCCCGGGTCGCTGCGACATCCTCTTCCATAGCCACCAGTTCTTCCACCTGGCCGTCATCGTGGGCGCATACATCCACCTGCGCTGCCTGTGCGTCATGGCGCTCTACCGGCACTCGCCCGTCGGGGCCCAGTGCCGTGCCTGA